One Tissierellales bacterium genomic window carries:
- a CDS encoding YIP1 family protein: MKDKRTKFDYLEGFKLLATNPKKFFQKLHQSINILVPMIIIAIVMGVLAYISIDKQAYVNETLKFYENLDRTAPSLAQIDQAYIARVASFVYGPLLELLVKAALVAGLATMAGGVGSVKTAYSIALYSYMPMLIGKILVVIATGDIEASLSLAGMMTGFEGDFIYYFLAQIDPFVILYQILMIIGIVEIFDVDKKRGTFAVLCPWILWIGIKAGFQNMNYHYGTDILI; encoded by the coding sequence TGAAAGATAAAAGAACTAAGTTTGACTATTTAGAGGGATTTAAACTTCTTGCAACTAATCCAAAGAAGTTTTTTCAAAAATTACATCAAAGTATAAATATATTAGTGCCTATGATTATTATAGCTATAGTAATGGGTGTGTTGGCATATATATCTATCGACAAGCAGGCATATGTAAATGAAACACTTAAATTCTATGAAAACTTGGATAGAACAGCTCCTTCATTAGCTCAAATAGATCAGGCATATATAGCTAGAGTAGCATCATTTGTTTATGGACCACTGCTTGAACTTTTGGTTAAAGCTGCACTAGTTGCAGGACTCGCAACTATGGCGGGTGGAGTAGGTAGCGTTAAAACAGCGTATTCTATAGCATTATATTCTTATATGCCAATGTTGATTGGAAAAATATTGGTTGTTATAGCTACGGGAGATATAGAGGCAAGCCTCAGTTTAGCTGGTATGATGACTGGGTTTGAAGGAGATTTTATTTATTATTTCTTAGCTCAGATAGACCCATTTGTGATACTTTATCAAATACTAATGATTATTGGTATAGTTGAGATATTTGATGTTGATAAAAAGAGAGGTACATTTGCAGTACTTTGTCCATGGATACTTTGGATTGGAATAAAAGCTGGATTTCAAAATATGAATTACCATTATGGAACGGATATTTTAATATAG
- the tsaD gene encoding tRNA (adenosine(37)-N6)-threonylcarbamoyltransferase complex transferase subunit TsaD, with translation MNETLLTMAIESSCDETSIAILRNGREVLTNRIASQIETHKKFGGVVPEVASRQHIECIDYIIDEALTEAGVTFEEIDHIGVTYGPGLVGALLVGLSTAKALAYALKKPLVPVNHIEGHICANFIEHKDLKPPFTCLVVSGGHTHLVNVKDYGEYEIMGRTRDDAAGEAFDKVARAVGLGYPGGPLIDKLAKTGNPEAIDFPRAYLEKGSFDFSFSGLKSAVLNYLNKKRMKDEAINEADLAASFQASVVEVLVEKAIRAAKKNGHKTIAIAGGVASNQGLRDEMERRGQEECFKILYPSRVLCTDNAAMIGCAAYYEYLKGERGNLSLNAVPNLKLGEKRY, from the coding sequence ATGAATGAAACATTGTTGACTATGGCTATTGAATCGTCTTGTGATGAGACATCTATAGCTATACTTAGAAATGGACGAGAGGTCCTAACTAATAGAATAGCATCACAGATTGAGACTCATAAGAAGTTTGGTGGAGTAGTGCCGGAAGTTGCGTCGAGACAACATATAGAATGTATAGATTATATTATAGATGAGGCACTTACGGAAGCTGGAGTTACATTTGAAGAAATAGATCACATAGGAGTTACTTATGGTCCGGGGCTTGTGGGAGCATTGCTTGTAGGACTTTCTACAGCAAAAGCACTTGCATATGCTTTGAAAAAGCCATTAGTTCCAGTAAATCATATAGAAGGTCATATCTGTGCAAACTTCATAGAGCACAAAGATTTAAAACCACCATTTACTTGTCTTGTAGTGTCTGGAGGGCATACTCACTTAGTAAATGTAAAAGATTATGGTGAATATGAAATAATGGGTAGAACTAGAGATGATGCAGCTGGCGAGGCGTTTGATAAGGTTGCAAGAGCAGTTGGTCTAGGATACCCAGGAGGGCCGCTAATAGATAAGCTTGCAAAAACAGGAAATCCTGAAGCTATAGATTTTCCAAGAGCATATCTTGAAAAAGGTAGCTTTGATTTTAGTTTTAGTGGTCTAAAATCAGCAGTACTAAACTATCTAAACAAAAAACGAATGAAAGATGAAGCTATAAACGAAGCGGATTTGGCAGCTAGTTTTCAGGCATCTGTAGTTGAAGTATTGGTAGAAAAAGCTATTCGTGCAGCGAAGAAGAATGGTCACAAAACAATAGCTATAGCAGGTGGAGTAGCTTCTAATCAAGGGCTTAGAGATGAGATGGAAAGGCGTGGTCAAGAAGAATGTTTTAAAATATTGTATCCATCGAGAGTTTTATGTACAGATAATGCTGCTATGATAGGATGCGCTGCATACTATGAATATTTGAAAGGTGAGCGTGGGAATCTTTCGCTAAATGCAGTTCCAAATCTAAAACTTGGTGAGAAGCGATATTAA